The Anopheles coluzzii chromosome 2, AcolN3, whole genome shotgun sequence genome window below encodes:
- the LOC120950873 gene encoding uncharacterized protein LOC120950873 isoform X5: protein MSNAFLIALFGCSFNQIISFGSVESVDDTSGGVMGPGRTAASTGRSTPRLQPAKKDSNGAPYRSNRFGFRTNNIVRPASVGLQPRVANDFDKHSSTTTHTNNNNIHAHNNNNNNVYVVNDKRRSKSASSAASARTTFTPLPGTTAAAAAATGTGGNGAIVLHQHAYGGGATALHRPLPKYQAPSTKITHATVPDSNSGAGGTYQQQMTKCNQGEHKNTQHSGAGTKQTAQQHQYTHGSEAGQNAPSGGGLCAKPPLTGNGHTVGGTTTSAKLGQETAATASKFTLHTSSLPKPQYPVSISLTGTTAGSAAAAATATASSRYTMDTKGAKHAVNVSRKEFANTNVTGAPALEDTTTTTTSSIRMPRQRYRNLEMVMSGRHKFEVRDLEALTTEPIVPLPLPELPSAFCSTGNQRTAPLSGLIRSTELNASANASALHDDIDINDNRYEQAEPGAAEEQVTPTAPDGEGQKESLEEEKLLRDNNSSEKSLIKGGAMKELMESYEESKSSTPSCSRASWFTAGEALAAKDFGIRSLTSSVESSTSRQTDSMPGSAQDEQEEEDISSVTITAGNPSAFSSLSAPIPMDVSATNLDSVSEVLVSFTDPGTDPLASGGGDAATEPNRMYRNEQAKFAEMAAAISDVLLLDDETSPTDSLVSSCTENSDDVKKPRGGKKTAENTKEKEKDIDEISPELDELTSPVSPGTPTHASNSLSLSDGGRDFLIDDEIADQPGLVFDEGSTLDLGSLNLNLTSQKTDTDRTLKDNHNRAAAAAAGTTNGAGSQPAAIRATPPSAPKPRRAMPDAYESPALSRKSARSGNRMARAESLDTLSPCDSIASDDFMLDFDCNSSMDSIDRVARSSMGGSANGLNSMDELQLWSELENKGGHIIREWSTLLRSSPQSNSTHRSQLPARARLLTRRLQNNATPTNGSESPRSIDSLPRRTFAGSYKTATLSQFHNLANNNNCTDSASTATNSAEDLTLLDKSLRNSMLQDVVHFKKQLVRLRRIMQEDEENLMMTDTLNPFENNNGQFFTTAAAAMAANGTIGSATTTTATTATSQEQQQQQQQENILIRESSVAALALLEDQRQELADLRRQVVYLQGELTAKDRTIRQQQNLIEKYEAEREKQQQQQLHSLTNGGSSTESGDGTALSGPDSAGSSDRNHQSAETISTATQTERLRPVSFGGQEGLGSRSEKPVTPKNGLRTPSAVGLAGATPPHQHHHHHTNGTPTTPKSKTQISSVYTQLSSVRHSYAGNGSAPTTPTHNAGAQNGLRRTSLGSSHNLSTFGLHSPSERSPHGSNKPVRTTQIGTLASPIQRQPPNGGTTVKPPPSKAVPPSRTNGVVTASKLNGLNGTAKRPAAGTTTGSSSIIRPPSSFGSSSSLASVGEPLKSKSAPLVVMPNGKLLTPAATGAATSDGREPSGSESDKDTVVVNGGAIGTAGSCCSEESNLASAGNTNGSTVNGIVGH from the exons GCATCGGTCGGGCTGCAGCCCCGGGTGGCCAACGATTTTGACAAACATTCCTCCACTACTAcccacaccaacaacaacaacatccacgcccataacaacaacaataacaacgtGTACGTCGTTAACGACAAGCGCCGCTCGAAGAGCGCCTCCTCGGCGGCCAGCGCACGCACAACCTTTACGCCGCTGCCGGGCACtacagcggcggcggcggctgcaaCCGGAACCGGCGGGAATGGGGCGATCGTGCTGCACCAGCACGCGTACGGTGGGGGTGCCACTGCGCTGCATCGTCCGCTGCCGAAATACCAGGCGCCGAGTACGAAAATAACCCACGCCACCGTGCCGGACTCCAACAGTGGTGCTGGCGGGACTTATCAACAGCAGATGACGAAATGCAACCAGGGAGAGCATAAAAATACTCAGCATTCCGGTGCCGGGACGAAGCAGACGGCCCAGCAGCATCAGTATACGCACGGCAGCGAAGCCGGCCAGAACGCACCAAGCGGTGGTGGTCTATG TGCAAAACCACCACTGACTGGCAATGGGCATACGGTCGGCGGCACCACTACATCGGCCAAACTAGGTCAGGAGACGGCCGCAACGGCCAGCAAGTTTACGCTGCACACGTCCAGCCTGCCGAAACCGCAGTACCCGGTGTCGATCTCACTGACCGGTACTACCGCCGggtccgccgccgccgccgccaccgcgaCTGCCAGCTCGCGCTACACGATGGACACGAAGGGTGCCAAGCATGCGGTCAACGTGAGTCGCAAAGAGTTCGCCAACACGAACGTGACCGGGGCGCCCGCGCTCGAAGACACGACCACCACGACGACGAGCAGCATCCGGATGCCGCGGCAGCGCTACCGCAACCTGGAGATGGTGATGAGCGGCCGGCACAAGTTCGAGGTGCGCGATCTGGAAGCGCTGACGACGGAACCGATCgtaccgctgccgctgccggaGCTGCCGAGTGCGTTCTGCAGCACGGGCAACCAGCGAACGGCACCGCTCAGCGGGCTGATCCGCTCGACCGAGCTAAATGCCAGTGCCAATGCGTCCGCCCTGCACGACGATATCGACATCAACGATAACCGGTACGAGCAGGCCGAACCGGGCGCGGCAGAGGAGCAAGTGACACCGACGGCACCGGACGGCGAAGGGCAGAAGGAAAGCCTCGAGGAGGAGAAGCTGCTGCGCGATAACAACTCGTCGGAAAAGAGCCTGATCAAGGGCGGCGCGATGAAGGAGCTGATGGAGAGCTACGAGGAAAGCAAGAGCTCGACGCCGAGCTGCTCGCGCGCTTCCTGGTTCACGGCCGGTGAGGCACTGGCCGCGAAAGACTTTGGCATACGCAGCCTAACGAGCAGCGTGGAGAGCAGCACATCGCGGCAGACCGATTCGATGCCCGGCAGCGCACAGGACGAGCAGGAAGAGGAGGACATCAGCTCCGTCACCATTACGGCGGGCAATCCTTCGGCGTTCT CCTCCCTTTCAGCACCGATCCCGATGGATGTTTCCGCCACCAACCTGGACAGTGTGTCGGAAGTGCTGGTCAGCTTCACCGATCCGGGCACGGATCCGCTTGCTAGCGGGGGCGGCGATGCTGCCACCGAGCCGAACCGGATGTACCGCAACGAGCAAGCCAAGTTTGCGGAAATGGCCGCCGCCATCAGtgacgtgctgctgctggacgatgAAACCTCCCCGACGGACAGTCTCGTTAGCAGCTGTACGGAGAACTCGGACGACGTGAAGAAACCGCGCGGCGGCAAGAAAACGGCCGAAAACACGAAGGAAAAGGAGAAGGACATCGATGAGATCTCGCccgagctggacgagctgaCCAGTCCCGTCTCGCCCGGCACACCGACCCATGCTTCCAACTCACTGTCGCTGTCGGACGGCGGGAGGGATTTTCTGATTGACGACGAAATCGCCGACCAGCCGGGGCTGGTGTTCGATGAGGGCAGCACGCTCGATCTTGGCTCGCTCAATCTTAACCTGACATCACAGAAGACCGACACCGATCGAACGCTGAAGGACAACCAcaatcgtgctgctgctgcagctgctggcacTACTAACGGGGCCGGCTCCCAACCGGCAGCAATCAGGGCGACTCCACCGTCAGCACCCAAGCCGAGGAGGGCTATGCCGGATGCGTACGAATCGCCGGCCCTGTCGCGCAAGTCGGCACGCAGCGGCAATCGCATGGCGCGGGCAGAATCGCTCGACACGCTCTCACCGTGCGACTCGATCGCGTCCGATGACTTTATGCTTGACTTTgactgcaacagcagcatggaCTCCATCGATCG GGTCGCGCGTTCCAGTATGGGTGGCAGCGCTAACGGGTTAAACTCGATGGACGAGCTGCAGCTGTGGTCCGAGCTGGAGAACAAAGGCGGACACATCATACGCGAGTGGAGCACACTGCTTCGCAGCAGCCCGCAAAGCAACAGCACTCACAG ATCCCAGCTACCGGCAAGGGCACGGCTACTCACCCGACGCCTGCAGAACAACGCGACGCCCACGAATGGATCGGAAAGCCCGCGCTCGATCGACAGCCTGCCGCGGCGAACGTTCGCCGGCTCGTACAAGACGGCCACCCTGAGCCAGTTCCACAATCtcgccaacaacaacaactgtaCGGACTCTGCCTCGACCGCTACCAACTCCGCGGAAGATCTCACCCTGCTCGACAAGTCGCTGCGCAACTCCATGCTCCAGGACGTGGTGCACTTCAAGAAGCAGCTGGTACGACTCCGCCGGATAATGCAGGAG GATGAAGAAAATTTGATGATG ACCGATACTCTCAACCCATTTGAAAATAACAATGGGCAATTCTTCACGACGGCAGCAGCCGCAATGGCCGCCAATGGTACGATCGGCTCGGCAACAACTACAACGGCGACGACGGCAACGTCCCaggaacagcaacagcagcagcagcaagaaaacATACTCATCCGTGAGTCCAGCGTGGCGGCCCTAGCCCTACTCGAGGACCAGCGGCAGGAGCTGGCGGATCTCAGAAGACAGGTGGTTTACCTTCAG GGTGAGCTAACGGCCAAAGATCGCACGAttcggcagcagcagaatcTGATCGAAAAGTATGAAGCGGAGCgagagaagcagcagcagcagcagctccacaGCCTCACGAACGGTGGCTCGTCCACGGAGAGCGGGGATGGCACGGCCCTATCCGGGCCGGACAGTGCCGGCAGCAGCGATCGGAACCACCAGTCGGCGGAAACCATCAGCACCGCGACGCAAACGGAACGA CTGAGGCCCGTTTCCTTCGGTGGACAGGAAGGATTAGGAAG TCGCAGTGAGAAGCCGGTGACGCCCAAAAACGGACTGCGCACACCATCAGCAGTAGGGCTGGCGGGCGCAACACCGccccaccaacaccaccaccaccacacgaaCGGGACGCCGACGACACCGAAAAGTAAAACGCAAATCTCCTCGGTCTACACGCAGCTGTCCTCGGTGCGGCACAGCTACGCCGGCAATGGCAGTGCGCCAACCACGCCAACACACAACGCCGGCGCACAGAACGGACTGCGCCGCACCTCGCTCGGCTCTAGCCACAATCTGAGCACGTTCGGGCTGCACAGCCCCAGCGAACGATCACCGCACGGCAGCAACAAACCCGTCCGCACCACACAAATCGGGACGCTCGCGTCACCCATCCAGCGGCAGCCCCCGAACGGCGGCACCACCGTGAAACCTCCACCCTCCAAAGCAGTCCCGCCGAGCCGAACGAACGGTGTTGTGACCGCGTCGAAATTGAACGGACTGAATGGGACGGCAAAGCGACCGGCAGCAGGGACtaccaccggcagcagcagcatcatcaggCCACCGTCCTCGttcgggagcagcagcagtctagCGAGCGTCGGTGAGCCGCTGAAAAGCAAATCCGCACCGTTGGTGGTGATGCCGAATGGGAAGCTCCTAACGCCGGCCGCTACCGGGGCCGCGACGAGCGATGGGCGGGAACCGTCCGGTTCCGAATCGGACAAGGATACGGTGGTGGTAAATGGAGGAGCGATCGGTACGGCGGGGAGTTGTTGCAGCGAGGAGAGCAATCTTGCCAGTGCCGGCAACACCAACGGCAGCACCGTCAACGGTATCGTAGGACACTGA
- the LOC120950874 gene encoding 60S ribosomal protein L8, whose protein sequence is MGRVIRAQRKGAGSVFRAHTKKRKGEPKLRHLDYAERHGYLKGVVKQIIHDPGRGAPLAVVNFRDPYRFRLSKQLFIAAEGMYTGQFVYCGRRAQLQIGNVLPIGLMPEGTIVCNLEEKTGDRGKLARTSGNYASVIAHNPDTKRTRVKLPSGAKKVLPSANRAMIGIVAGGGRIDKPILKAGRAYHKYKVKRNCWPKVRGVAMNPVEHPHGGGNHQHIGKASTVKRGTPPGRKVGLIAARRTGRIRGGKGDEKFKEKEKK, encoded by the exons ATGGGACGCGTCATTCGCGCGCAGCGTAAAGGTGCCGGATCCGTGTTCCGGGCCCACAccaagaagcgaaagggagagCCGAAACTGCGCCATCTCGACTATGCCGAGCGTCACGGTTACCTGAAGGGTGTCGTGAAG CAAATCATCCACGATCCAGGCCGTGGTGCCCCGTTGGCGGTCGTCAACTTCCGCGACCCGTACCGCTTCCGCCTGAGCAAGCAGCTGTTCATCGCGGCCGAAGGCATGTACACCGGCCAGTTCGTGTACTGTGGACGGCGCGCCCAGCTGCAGATCGGTAACGTGCTGCCGATCGGTCTGATGCCGGAAGGTACGATTGTGTGCAATCTGGAGGAGAAGACCGGCGACCGTGGCAAGCTGGCCCGCACGTCGGGCAACTACGCCTCGGTCATTGCGCACAACCCGGACACCAAGCGTACGCGCGTGAAGCTGCCGTCCGGTGCGAAGAAGGTGCTGCCGTCGGCGAACCGTGCCATGATCGGTATCGTGGCCGGCGGTGGCCGTATCGACAAGCCCATCCTGAAGGCGGGCCGTGCGTACCACAAGTACAAGGTGAAGCGCAACTGCTGGCCGAAGGTGCGCGGTGTGGCGATGAACCCCGTCGAGCATCCGCACGGTGGTGGTAACCATCAGCACATCGGTAAGGCGTCGACCGTCAAGCGCGGCACGCCCCCGGGTCGCAAGGTCGGTCTCATCGCTGCCCGTCGTACCGGTCGTATCCGTGGTGGCAAGGGCGACGAGAAGTtcaaggagaaggagaagaagtaA